One Deinococcus aestuarii genomic window, CGGCATCGCCTCCGCGTCCACGTCGAAGATCGCGCCGCAGCCGCGGCAGACCGCGTGGTGGTGGTCCTCTCCCTCGTGCTTGTAGTCGTAGCGGGTGGCCTGCCCGGCGCGCTCGATGGTCACGACCACCCCGTCGCGCACCAGGGCGTCGAGCGTGCGGTACACGGTCCCCAGGCTCACGTGGGGCAGCCGCCCCCGCACCTGCCCGTGAATCCAGGCCGCGTCCGGATGCTCCCGAGA contains:
- a CDS encoding Fur family transcriptional regulator — its product is MTMVRQTRQRQAVIEVLRASREHPDAAWIHGQVRGRLPHVSLGTVYRTLDALVRDGVVVTIERAGQATRYDYKHEGEDHHHAVCRGCGAIFDVDAEAMPCIPVAALPPGFQVTEVRLEFMGLCPDCTPQPSAGG